In Chryseobacterium wanjuense, the genomic stretch CCAAACGATCCCTTTAGTACAGGGTGATCGCATAGATTTAAACTGATATGTGCTCTTTGTATTGTCATAATTTTATTGGTGCAAAGATAAATGTTTTTCTTAATTAAATAAAAGGTAACTGGGAGTGTTGGTGCAAATGATTCTATAATTGACGCTAATTTTTAGTGTTGAAAAAATGCTTCGAGAGCCTCACTATGGCAACGCGACAAATGTTTCGTTAATAATAAAACAGCTAGTATTAGAGATGTCATGCTGAGGTTCTCGAAGTATCTATATTACATAATTTTTACTTTGAGATTGCTTCGTCGCCCTGCTCCTCGCAATGACGAAATCAATTCCTAAACATCCTGTTTCTTCCCGTCTTATATCTCGAAATATCTTTCAAAATCACTTCATCATCAGGATTAAAATGCTTTAATTCATTTACAATTTCAGAATGAGTGGTTACTTTTTCCGCAATGATTTCGTAGGCAATATTTCTCGCTGTTGTCTGAAGTTTCGGATCTTTTTTAAATTCATATTTCATGGCTTCCAGATAAGTGATCTTCTTTTCTGAAGGTGTTTTTTTATATAACTCCTGAATTTGCTGATCGAGTTTTTTAACATCAAAAATATTCGCAAAATAATTATTCAGACAATTGAATGCATCGCGATCTTCTTCCCAGCCTTTCAATAAAATTTTCTGGGCTTCATCCGGCATTTCCATTTTTTTGCGGTAGATCAGAGAACCTTTTACCATCTGATTATTGTTCACATAATCGTCTACAACCATCTGATAATAAGTGTTTGCATTTTTAACATCATTAATTTCCCTGTACAAATCTCCCACTTTTTCTTTTTGTTCGAGTTCCTTATACAGATCGATTGCCTTTCGGTATTGTTTTGCTTTTTCGTAACAGTTGGCCGCTTCGGATTTGTTTTTTAATTTCTTAAGATAAATAACAGCCGCCTCAGTGTAAAATCCGCCGTCTTCCAAAGTTTTTGCGCCGCGATAGTGATCCCGAAGAAGATTCATATATACTTTTGCAGCTTTTTTATAATCTTTCTCGTCGATATATTTTTGGGCAAGATCTTCATATTTACTTCTGATTTTATCGAAAAGAGAAGCTTCAAGATAGAAATTTCCGCCTCCATTCGCACCTTTTCGACTCTGCGAATTTTTCTCTTTTTCTTTGTCTTCCAAACGAAGAAGAACAATAAAAATGATGAAAGCTACGATCGCAAAAATCACCAAAGTCCCAATAACACTCCAAAAACTTTGATGAAACAGCTGCGCCAAAATCCCGATAACCTTAATGATTACCAGAATAAAAAATGCCGCCATGAATTTGTCTATAAACTTCTGCCTATTCATCTTTATCCGATTTTAAAATGGTTTTGTCTTCGCTGAACAAACGGTAAAGCAGAAGCACAACGCAAATGATAAGAATCCAAACAAACCAGTTGTAGCCGAACATTTCGATCAAAGGATAGAAAATATACGCTAACATCGCAACTAAAACTATAATGAGAAAAATTTTAATTCCACCCGGGACATTATTACCCCCAATGTTTAAAGATTTTCTTTTTACAATAAAATTATACAAGCCAACAACTCCTGTCATGAAAATTATCAACCAAATAATTTCCGAGAAAGAAATATTGTGTTTTGAGTAAGGTTTTTCTTTTTCCAGCGTTTCCACTTTTTTTGCTTTATCGGGATCAACTGGTGGTGGCTCCGGGTATTCTTTAGTTCCGTAGAGACGGCCTAATGAATCTTCAATCAGAACCTGTTTTTTCTTCCATATACTTTTTACGATTCCCTGATCTGCAGGTTTTCCCGAACTTATTTTTTTAAGCGAATCCGTGATTTTTTTCTTGTACTTTTCTTCACTTTGCGCTACATATTTTACGATTTTTTTACGATAAACTCTTTTTAAAGAATCGGTTGAAGAGTTCTTTTTATCATTAAATTTAAAGATATCTTCCTGAATTTTATTAATTGGTCTTCCTCCTTTCTTTAAATATTCTTTATAACTTTTCCCTTCATCTCTCTCACTAAGATTTAATGATGCTTTCATATGCTCATCCATCAATTCGCGTCTCTTCCTACCATACATCGAGTCGATTTTCATATCAATATCTGTAACCCCGGACTGATAGGCAACAACAGGTTTCATCAGATCTTTATTGACTTCTGAAATCTTTCCTGATGATGCAACCGACGGAGCTTGCGCAGGTTCATCCTTACTTAAATGCATGAAAAATCTGAACAAAGCAATGGCAATCAAAAACACCCAAAATACCCAGCGGTATTTTTCAGAATAGGTCGAGCCTGTTCCGTTCGAATTATTTCCACCGAATAATTTTCCGAACCATGTATTTTCCAGAAATTTAAACTTCCCAAATCCATCCCCTCTGGAAGTTCCCATCACATCCAGCGGAACACCAAGATCTACCGCTCTGTCGGGATATTTTTCAATATATTTTAAATATTTCTCTATTTCTTTTTTGTTACCCTTCATCACTTTTTGCAAGTCAAAAGGCAGACTTTTCATCCATTCCTCTTCTGTTTGTGGTTTTTGAAGGGCTTCCAGCACCTTTTCATCGTCCATTTCTACAGTGTAGCTCTCAATTTTCTGAGGAATTTTCACACCGTTTAAAGGTTTTCGGATATTATCTTCAGACTGTTTTGGATGTTGAATTAATGAAAGCCAGTCGATTTCTTCATTTAATTTTACCAATCCGAACTCAGGATGCATGATCAGAAATTCAGAATCGATGCTTTGCCAGTCTTCAGGATTAATCTTGGGATAAAAAGTGGTGTTTTCAGGAATGAAAAATTTATTATCAATACACTGAAAATAAGAATTTTTTCCAATTTCGCCCGGAGCATTATTTTTAAAAATCAAAAAACAACCATACAAAACATTCGGCTGGTTGGAAGGTATCGGAAATGACTGAACTTCATCTAAATCTATCCCTAAAATTTCCATTTCATGAAGCCACGTCAATGGTGAAGAACCTTTTATTAAAAGTCCTTTCCTGGGATAATTATTTTTCGGAAAAGGTTGTATTCTAAGTTCCATAATCCAAAATTTGATCTATAAATCTCTTCAGACATTCGGCATACATGTCTTCCATTTTTTTCACTTTCAATAAAGTACTGGTGGGCAAATAATATTCTGAACCGCCAAATTCCGTATGGGTCGCCAACGCCAGAAATCCATAATCGGTCGACGGAATGTAAAATTCCGGAACATTTTTATTACTGCTTTTAAAAGTCAGCATTCCTCTTGAATCTGTAATGATTTCGCTGCCATCGGAAAAAGTAAATTTATTTTTGTTCTGTTCGGCGAAAATTTTCAACTGATGCCTATTTCTGTAAAACGTTAATGAATTATCATACAATTTATTCAATTCACTATTCGAAATCACCAGATTATCTTCTATATTGATTCCGATATTGCTGAAATTGTTTAAAATTTTTATTCCGCTATTTGAAAGTTTTTTAATTTCTGCGTCTACTTTAGTTTGGTTTTTAATGATTTCCAGATCATTTTTTACTTGTTCAATAGAAATATTGCCTTCCAGATTTATTTCATGAATCCAATCCTGCGTTGGATGATGCAGGTAAAAATTTCTATTAAAATAAATTAATTGAAAAATTGGGGGAATATTTTTCCCTGTCAAATTCAATTCTGAATATTCTTTTGTATTTAAATTCAATTTAGAAATCAACTTTTTATCCGGCTGATATTGGCATAAAATAAATTCATGCTGCTTATTTCTCGCCAGTGCAAACTGCCCTTTCGGTTTTACTGAAATATCTTCAATCAAAACTTCACAGCCATGATGGATTTTATAATAATCGTAATAATTTTTGTTGTAATAATTATCTGACAAATACGTTCTTAACAACTGTTTTTTATTACTTAAAATATAAAATTCACCTTCATATAAAAAAGTAGCCATTTTCTTAATGGGTGCCGGAAATAAAATCGGATAATTCAAAGGAACTTCTGTTCTTTTTCCATTTGTAGACACATTTTCCCGTTTTTGTTTTCTCTGTGGCGGATTTGCCCACAACTCCTGCAACGGAAGTACAATTTTCTGGATATGTTTTCTGGTTCCTTTATGGTATTTGTAAAAATTCAGTTCACCGTCCGCGGAAGTTGTCACGATAAATTTCAGTTTGTCCCTGTTCTCATGAATCACTTTCTGCACCTTTTGATTAGCCAGATTTTCTTCATGAGTGATAAAAAAAACTTCAAGGTCTTTTTCCGGATGCTTTTCATCGAAAAACGTTTCCAACGCCTGAGAGACATCCAAAAGAGGACTTACCTGATTGAGATTTTCTATCACCTGCTCTACTTTATCCAAAGCAATCGGTACATTGGTTTGTCCCAACGCAAAAACCTTACATTCCGAATGTGCTTTCGGATGCTTGATCACCGCGATTGCCGAAGCAAAGGCCAATACTTTCGGAGTTCCCCAATTTTTCAGGGAAGTATCGATGAGAATAATTCTTTCAAAAACATTTTCCTCAGGCGGAATTTCACGTTGGATATACAACGCTTCATTATTCGCGACACGGTTCATGAATACCTCATCTTCATTGGCAAATTCTGACAAAAGCATTCGGTGGAGTTCACCTTTATTGGTCATATCCGAAATCCCTCCGATGGGCTGTTCGCCTGGTGAGAGATGTCGCATCGGGATTTTGAGACCGCTCCAGATTCTTTTAATTAAGCTTCCAACCTGGAAAGTTTTGGGTTCTTCGATCAATTCCTGGATAAAATCTTTGTCGGTTTCTACGGTAGTTTCTTCTTCAACGACTTCGTCTTCCAGTTCGGGAATATCAACAATACCTTTCATCGCTTCGATGATGGATCCGGCAGTCGGAAACTTCTTTTGAAGATATGCCAGAGCATTAATATCATTATTGATTACCGGAAAAACCAATTTCTTTTTCTCGGCAGATCCGGAGATTTTGTATGGTCTTTTTTCAAATATTTTTATAATTAATTCTGAGTTCCCGGAAGAAAGGATATTATGGGTGTTTTTAAAAATTGTTTTTAAAAGGATGATTTTATTTTGTCCTTTTTTAATCGAACTTCCCAGGGAATTTAAATTCTCTAAAAAGCGTATGGCAAGGTCAATATCAGCGCTTTTGTCTATTCCAAATGCTGTATTTTGTTTTTTTAAATAATAAAAAACACCATCCATATTCAGGTAACCGTCCTGAATCGCGTACAAAACAAGAAGCAGCGAGCCAAAAGACGGAAACCCCTGATCTTTAAGCTCTCTTAAAACCTCTATTACGTAAGGCCTGTACGCAATTGCCCCTACATTCGGGATCGAAATAAGGTTGTTTTCATTATAGCCGGTATCGTCAGGTACGTCTTCATCAGTCGTCCACTCCCAGAAATAATTTTCATATGATTGGAAATATTCTCTTAATTCCATTCTTTTGCTTTTTCGGTCAGGCGGAATGAGCTTACGGATAATTTTCGGAAATCATTTTTATTGATTGATAAAACGCTTCCTTCTTCATTCCATAAAATCCATTGATCCTGACCTGCATTATATTTTCTTTGCAGTAAAGAACTCAAATTTTTAAACTCAAAATCAAAACCTGTCGGTAAAAGATGCCCGT encodes the following:
- a CDS encoding tetratricopeptide repeat protein; this encodes MNRQKFIDKFMAAFFILVIIKVIGILAQLFHQSFWSVIGTLVIFAIVAFIIFIVLLRLEDKEKEKNSQSRKGANGGGNFYLEASLFDKIRSKYEDLAQKYIDEKDYKKAAKVYMNLLRDHYRGAKTLEDGGFYTEAAVIYLKKLKNKSEAANCYEKAKQYRKAIDLYKELEQKEKVGDLYREINDVKNANTYYQMVVDDYVNNNQMVKGSLIYRKKMEMPDEAQKILLKGWEEDRDAFNCLNNYFANIFDVKKLDQQIQELYKKTPSEKKITYLEAMKYEFKKDPKLQTTARNIAYEIIAEKVTTHSEIVNELKHFNPDDEVILKDISRYKTGRNRMFRN